The Streptomyces sp. Alt3 genome has a segment encoding these proteins:
- a CDS encoding polysaccharide deacetylase family protein, with product MAKHKGRGWHSRLLAAGLGVTALAAATSVWTAQAGPTGGQPEARPQERTVTKVAADIAHASDRGPRGVNITIDDGPDPVWTPQVLQLLKDSGVKATFCMVGTQAKAYPDLVKKVVADGHRLCDHTVSHDTAMDQKSEAYQSQQILDAERMIIEASGGVRPQYYRAPGGAFTPYSRQLAASRGMRPLGWNVDTKDFEHPGVDTMVDTVKSEISNGPTILFHDAGGERSETLEALRQVLPWLKEQGYSFGFPVR from the coding sequence ATGGCAAAGCACAAGGGAAGGGGATGGCACAGCCGGCTTCTCGCGGCGGGTCTCGGAGTGACGGCGCTGGCCGCTGCCACCTCGGTGTGGACCGCCCAGGCCGGCCCCACGGGCGGGCAGCCGGAAGCCCGGCCCCAGGAGCGGACCGTGACCAAGGTGGCCGCCGACATCGCGCACGCCTCCGACCGCGGGCCCAGGGGCGTCAACATCACCATCGACGACGGGCCGGACCCGGTCTGGACGCCGCAGGTGCTGCAACTGCTGAAGGACAGCGGGGTGAAGGCCACGTTCTGCATGGTGGGCACGCAGGCCAAGGCCTACCCGGACCTGGTCAAGAAGGTCGTGGCGGACGGGCACCGGCTCTGCGACCACACCGTCTCGCACGACACCGCGATGGACCAGAAGTCCGAGGCGTACCAGTCCCAGCAGATCCTGGACGCCGAACGCATGATCATCGAGGCGTCCGGGGGCGTCCGGCCGCAGTACTACCGGGCCCCGGGCGGTGCTTTCACCCCGTACAGCCGACAGCTCGCGGCGTCCCGGGGGATGCGCCCGCTGGGCTGGAACGTCGATACCAAGGACTTCGAGCACCCCGGCGTGGACACCATGGTCGACACCGTGAAGAGCGAGATCTCCAACGGCCCGACCATCCTCTTCCACGATGCGGGAGGGGAGCGCTCCGAGACCCTGGAAGCTCTGCGCCAGGTGCTGCCCTGGCTGAAGGAGCAGGGGTACTCCTTCGGCTTCCCCGTGCGCTGA
- a CDS encoding PIG-L family deacetylase: MTDRPLTLMAVHAHPDDEATSTGGVLARYAAEGIRTVLVTCTDGGCGDGPGGVKPGDPGHDPAAVALIRRQELEASCEVLKISDLEMLDYADSGMIGWPSNDAPGSFWRTPVDEGAARLAELIEHYRPDVVVTYDENGFYGHPDHIQAHRITMAALETTTLTPKVYWTTMPRSMMQRFGETMREFQEDMPEPDPAETAAMAELGLPDDEITTWVDTTAFSDQKFDALAAHASQGENIFFLGMGKERFGELMGTETFVRVKDTTGAELPENDLFAGLR; this comes from the coding sequence ATGACCGACCGGCCCTTGACGCTCATGGCAGTGCACGCCCACCCCGACGACGAGGCCACCAGCACCGGAGGAGTCCTCGCGCGGTACGCCGCCGAAGGCATCCGCACGGTTCTCGTGACCTGTACCGACGGCGGTTGCGGTGACGGACCGGGAGGCGTCAAGCCGGGCGATCCAGGGCACGACCCGGCGGCCGTCGCCCTGATACGCCGGCAGGAACTCGAGGCGAGCTGCGAGGTCCTGAAGATCAGCGATCTGGAGATGCTGGACTACGCCGACTCCGGAATGATCGGCTGGCCGAGCAACGACGCCCCCGGGTCCTTCTGGAGGACTCCCGTCGACGAGGGCGCCGCCCGGCTCGCGGAACTCATCGAGCACTACCGGCCCGATGTGGTCGTCACCTACGACGAGAACGGCTTCTACGGGCACCCCGACCACATTCAGGCCCACCGCATCACGATGGCGGCGCTGGAGACGACCACGCTGACACCGAAGGTGTACTGGACGACGATGCCCCGCTCGATGATGCAGCGGTTCGGCGAGACCATGCGCGAGTTCCAGGAGGACATGCCGGAGCCGGACCCTGCCGAGACCGCCGCGATGGCCGAGCTCGGCCTTCCCGACGACGAGATCACCACATGGGTGGACACCACCGCGTTCAGCGACCAGAAGTTCGATGCGCTGGCCGCGCATGCCAGTCAGGGCGAGAACATCTTCTTCCTCGGGATGGGCAAGGAGAGGTTCGGCGAGCTGATGGGCACGGAGACCTTCGTGCGCGTGAAGGACACCACCGGCGCGGAACTGCCCGAGAACGACCTCTTCGCCGGACTGCGCTGA
- a CDS encoding DUF4259 domain-containing protein: MGTWGAGNFDSDTAADHLAALTDRLVTEVTEAMAGDPVELEPDEYRGVTVPCNLELLLVLARQGWVGVILPPPEVIRAWQQTFLAVWERTIDGLEPDPAYKDERRAVLDGTFEQLAAASAAAK, translated from the coding sequence GTGGGCACGTGGGGTGCGGGGAACTTCGACAGCGACACGGCGGCTGATCATCTCGCGGCGCTGACCGACCGGCTGGTGACCGAGGTCACGGAGGCCATGGCCGGCGATCCCGTGGAGCTGGAACCGGACGAGTACCGGGGTGTGACCGTCCCCTGCAACCTGGAGCTGCTGCTCGTCCTGGCCCGGCAGGGGTGGGTGGGCGTGATCCTCCCGCCGCCCGAGGTGATCCGGGCCTGGCAGCAGACGTTCCTCGCCGTGTGGGAGCGGACGATCGACGGCCTGGAGCCGGATCCCGCGTACAAGGACGAGCGCAGGGCGGTGCTCGACGGGACGTTCGAGCAGCTCGCCGCGGCGTCGGCGGCAGCGAAGTAG
- a CDS encoding PA14 domain-containing protein — translation MHLKSLVVARTGGAMSAVVLGSLLVSAPQAAAADVTCSTNVYKRTFYKNTSFSGSPVKTDCDSAISQSWSGRPVSGVPSNNFGVRWSVTRDFGSGGPFTFAASATDGVRVYLDGVRKIDLWKGTGDTARSKSVNLTVPSGKHTLRVDYVNWTGAAKVKYSYTPRTSAKYDRTKPLAPTGVKTAYDTTSRRTTVSWSAGKEMDLANYSLYRRPVGSSTWTRVTTTTARNHTDPLVNPDDRTPYYYEVRAKDKAGNTSSGSTDTVVRPLPVVTSLTGTYDKSTGKVSLKWPLNTEPHFDRYTVLSNDKVNGSYVWVPLGTTKGSTWTTAPVTADGETRHYRVLVTNDGGTTTYNPGWLDATATNELWLDVPDGIAPAYAPELALGSCASGIQATATDYTPAPIRDFSGFAIERRTSGTDIWSVVLHKGYDPRLGAKVSVCDPLPADGRTHEYRARTYDAAGNYSPYSETRAMTMPAG, via the coding sequence GTGCACCTGAAGAGTCTCGTCGTCGCCCGGACCGGCGGTGCCATGTCCGCCGTCGTCCTCGGCAGCCTGCTGGTGTCCGCCCCGCAGGCGGCAGCCGCCGACGTAACCTGCTCGACCAACGTCTACAAGCGGACGTTCTACAAGAACACCTCGTTCTCCGGCTCCCCGGTGAAGACCGACTGTGACAGCGCCATCAGCCAGAGCTGGTCCGGCCGCCCCGTCTCCGGCGTGCCGTCGAACAACTTCGGTGTCCGCTGGTCGGTGACCCGCGACTTCGGCTCCGGCGGCCCCTTCACGTTCGCCGCTTCCGCCACCGACGGCGTACGCGTCTACCTGGACGGCGTCCGCAAGATCGACCTGTGGAAGGGCACCGGGGACACCGCCCGCTCCAAGAGCGTGAATCTCACCGTCCCGTCAGGCAAGCACACACTTCGCGTCGACTACGTGAACTGGACCGGCGCCGCCAAGGTCAAGTACAGCTACACACCCCGCACTTCGGCGAAGTACGACAGGACGAAGCCACTTGCCCCCACCGGTGTGAAGACCGCGTACGACACCACCTCCCGCAGGACGACCGTCTCCTGGTCCGCCGGCAAGGAGATGGACCTCGCGAACTACTCCCTCTACCGGCGTCCCGTCGGCTCCAGCACCTGGACGAGGGTCACCACGACCACCGCTCGCAACCACACCGACCCTCTCGTGAACCCTGACGACCGCACGCCGTACTACTACGAGGTCCGTGCCAAGGACAAGGCGGGCAACACCTCGTCGGGCAGCACTGACACCGTCGTCCGGCCGCTGCCCGTCGTCACCTCGCTGACCGGCACCTACGACAAGTCGACCGGCAAGGTCAGCTTGAAGTGGCCCCTCAACACCGAGCCGCACTTCGACCGCTACACGGTCCTGAGCAACGACAAGGTGAACGGCTCCTACGTCTGGGTCCCGCTGGGCACCACCAAGGGCAGCACCTGGACCACCGCCCCCGTCACCGCCGACGGCGAGACCCGCCACTACCGCGTCCTCGTGACCAACGACGGCGGCACCACCACCTACAACCCGGGCTGGCTGGACGCCACCGCCACCAACGAGCTCTGGCTCGACGTCCCCGACGGCATCGCCCCGGCCTACGCCCCCGAGCTGGCCCTGGGCTCCTGCGCGAGCGGCATACAGGCGACCGCCACCGACTACACGCCGGCCCCGATCCGCGACTTCAGCGGCTTCGCGATCGAGCGCCGCACATCGGGCACGGACATCTGGTCGGTCGTCCTGCACAAGGGCTACGATCCGCGCCTGGGCGCCAAGGTGTCCGTCTGTGACCCGCTGCCCGCCGACGGGCGCACCCATGAGTACCGGGCCCGCACCTATGACGCGGCCGGGAACTACTCGCCGTACAGCGAGACCCGTGCCATGACCATGCCGGCCGGCTGA
- a CDS encoding DUF6243 family protein, translated as MTVSKNINNPVGMGGGQRKKLSRAERQNNGPHRNLDRKGAADLKAELVRKMREKTGAAEDSGQTGDDTAQG; from the coding sequence ATGACCGTGAGCAAGAACATCAACAACCCCGTGGGCATGGGCGGCGGCCAGCGTAAGAAGCTGTCCCGCGCCGAGCGGCAGAACAACGGTCCGCACCGCAATCTCGACCGCAAGGGTGCCGCCGATCTGAAGGCGGAGCTGGTGCGCAAGATGCGCGAGAAGACAGGTGCGGCAGAGGACTCCGGGCAGACGGGCGACGACACCGCACAGGGCTGA
- a CDS encoding TetR/AcrR family transcriptional regulator: protein MEGVLQDDHSPVADAVQQLITEQGLDRVTVARTAAAAGVSVGHVQHYFSTKDEMLLFTHERVVRKTLERVSALEERSRVERLPIRDVVTDGLAEWLPVDPPRRSAHRVALAFVGRTVDSPRLAHAHAETGRLIRSMLSRAVHNGKECGEVLDDTNPELAALELHSLVEGLTLQLGFDAAADDTRTSLGLVSMRVQAIFPGPCRQYE, encoded by the coding sequence GTGGAAGGCGTTCTGCAGGACGATCACAGCCCGGTCGCCGACGCGGTTCAGCAACTGATCACGGAGCAGGGTCTCGACCGGGTCACCGTGGCGCGTACCGCCGCCGCGGCGGGAGTCTCCGTCGGTCATGTGCAGCACTACTTCTCGACCAAGGACGAGATGCTGCTGTTCACCCATGAGCGAGTGGTCCGCAAGACCCTGGAGCGGGTCTCGGCACTGGAGGAACGATCAAGGGTGGAGCGGCTGCCGATCCGTGACGTGGTTACCGACGGCCTCGCTGAATGGCTTCCGGTGGACCCGCCGCGCCGCTCGGCCCACCGAGTGGCGCTGGCCTTCGTCGGCCGCACGGTGGACAGCCCGCGTCTCGCCCACGCCCACGCCGAGACCGGCCGCCTCATTCGCTCGATGCTCTCCAGGGCCGTCCACAACGGAAAGGAGTGCGGCGAGGTGCTGGACGACACCAACCCTGAGCTCGCCGCCCTCGAATTGCACAGCTTGGTCGAGGGACTGACCCTCCAGCTCGGCTTCGATGCCGCCGCGGACGACACGCGCACCTCCCTCGGTCTCGTATCGATGCGGGTCCAGGCCATCTTCCCCGGGCCTTGCCGTCAGTACGAGTGA
- a CDS encoding DNA-binding protein, translated as MSERIETVVLDSEGLSAWIAQDRKLLAMLQVFHDMGADLVIGANTIVEATHSRTNMPRLAWALSRVKVEPVTEQAAKAAAELLKGVGLHGHKYAIDATVAEVGLRQPKPVALLTSDSDDMTKLCGNQVRIIPL; from the coding sequence GTGAGCGAGCGGATCGAAACCGTAGTCCTGGACTCGGAAGGGCTCTCCGCTTGGATCGCGCAGGACCGCAAGCTCCTCGCGATGCTTCAGGTCTTCCACGACATGGGAGCCGACCTCGTGATCGGGGCCAACACCATCGTGGAAGCCACCCACTCCCGCACCAACATGCCACGCCTGGCCTGGGCCCTGTCCCGTGTAAAGGTGGAACCCGTCACCGAGCAGGCGGCGAAAGCGGCGGCTGAGCTCCTCAAAGGCGTCGGGCTGCACGGGCACAAGTACGCCATTGACGCCACGGTCGCCGAGGTCGGGCTCCGCCAGCCGAAACCCGTCGCCCTGCTGACCTCCGACAGCGATGACATGACCAAGCTCTGCGGCAACCAAGTCCGCATCATCCCCCTCTGA
- a CDS encoding type II toxin-antitoxin system CcdA family antitoxin has product MSSTTRITVTLPSDQVAELRKLTDNVSGYVAEAVARQIRHQLLGDDLRRHEEELGGFSDEELAEARARIFGSAGSSKGADAA; this is encoded by the coding sequence ATGTCCTCAACGACTCGCATCACCGTCACGCTCCCCAGCGATCAGGTGGCGGAGCTCCGCAAGCTCACGGACAACGTCTCCGGCTATGTAGCGGAAGCCGTGGCCCGCCAGATCCGGCACCAGCTTCTGGGCGACGACCTCCGCCGCCACGAGGAAGAGCTTGGAGGCTTCAGCGACGAGGAGCTCGCCGAGGCGCGCGCGAGGATCTTCGGTTCCGCCGGCTCTTCCAAGGGCGCGGACGCCGCGTGA
- a CDS encoding DUF4231 domain-containing protein: MTAGFGDVGASLSESEERRLQEEYRNRVREFDQIESDLRASRAFQRVYWLCLFGSFVLSVLLGYTVVVGLWQTKPIFARYIGLLAVAGLVVAMSWLLLKNGKVVVGRAGDLRNALQDRQTAAAGLPLDSPSGLRIYREASLDIIAQYRKSANNNRRIHNTFQLIIITGSIATSTLTAMNEGGSLALRITTSALSALVGISAGVTGYFKFRERGYNLQSTADEIEKHYNASQFMLDEYAGVGDSGLTEGDRLRKYAGFVEHLKEEQRKRELQLEQSSSSGEERTG, from the coding sequence GTGACGGCTGGTTTCGGTGATGTTGGCGCGTCTCTGTCGGAGTCGGAAGAGCGGCGACTTCAGGAGGAGTATAGAAATCGAGTCAGAGAGTTCGATCAGATCGAATCGGACCTTAGAGCCTCCAGGGCATTCCAGCGTGTTTACTGGCTATGCCTTTTTGGCTCTTTCGTGCTTTCCGTTCTGTTGGGCTACACGGTCGTCGTTGGTCTGTGGCAGACCAAGCCGATCTTCGCACGCTATATCGGACTTCTGGCCGTGGCCGGGCTCGTTGTGGCAATGTCCTGGTTACTCCTGAAGAACGGTAAAGTCGTCGTCGGTCGCGCCGGCGACCTGCGTAATGCCCTGCAGGATCGCCAGACGGCAGCCGCTGGCCTGCCCCTCGACTCGCCGTCCGGCCTCCGTATTTACCGGGAGGCCTCGCTCGACATTATTGCCCAATATCGGAAGTCGGCGAATAATAACCGCCGCATCCATAACACCTTTCAGCTCATCATCATTACTGGTTCGATTGCTACTTCCACCCTTACGGCGATGAACGAAGGGGGCAGCCTTGCTCTGCGGATCACTACCTCAGCACTGAGTGCCTTGGTTGGCATCTCTGCCGGTGTGACCGGATACTTCAAGTTTCGCGAACGTGGATACAATCTGCAGTCGACTGCCGACGAGATCGAAAAGCATTACAATGCTTCGCAGTTCATGCTCGATGAATATGCCGGTGTCGGCGATTCTGGTCTCACTGAAGGGGACCGCCTTCGGAAGTATGCTGGCTTCGTTGAACACCTTAAGGAAGAACAGCGAAAGCGTGAACTGCAGCTTGAGCAGTCCAGTTCCTCAGGGGAGGAACGGACGGGATGA
- a CDS encoding NIPSNAP family protein, with translation MITIHLKYEIDADKLEDFEEYGRRWVRLVNRFGGTHHGYFLPSESDSDIAYALFSFPSLAAYEQYRSDSMSDSECQQAFDLARETRCIKRYERRFLRPLDDLS, from the coding sequence GTGATCACCATTCATCTCAAGTACGAGATCGACGCTGACAAGCTTGAGGACTTCGAGGAGTACGGTCGCCGCTGGGTCCGGCTCGTCAACCGGTTCGGCGGGACGCACCACGGCTACTTCCTGCCGAGTGAGAGTGACAGCGACATTGCCTACGCCCTGTTCTCTTTCCCCAGTCTTGCTGCGTACGAGCAGTACCGCTCCGACAGCATGTCCGACTCGGAGTGCCAGCAAGCGTTCGACCTGGCTCGTGAGACCCGCTGCATCAAGCGCTACGAGCGCCGGTTTCTCAGGCCGCTCGACGACCTGTCCTAG
- a CDS encoding nucleotidyl transferase AbiEii/AbiGii toxin family protein, which yields MNLTDLHRRLLADVLAVGGAYPLALTGGYAVQAHGLVDRLSQDLDVATENPERMEDIATAVRIGLEQRGWQVSALETDPLSARLIVTDPTSREECEVDILKEALWRPPVHTEHGLVLSLEDVVGTKVRALSDRGLARDLIDVQAASNHWSHIGLEELGRRHARESFDLSELQARLGGADWIDDTEFAAYGLNEQAITRLRQWAQTWAGDIGERLQEQEAPHED from the coding sequence GTGAACCTCACCGACCTGCACCGTCGCTTGCTCGCAGACGTGCTTGCCGTAGGCGGTGCATACCCTCTGGCGCTTACCGGTGGCTACGCGGTCCAAGCGCACGGCCTGGTCGACCGGCTCAGTCAGGACCTCGACGTCGCGACCGAGAACCCCGAGCGCATGGAGGACATTGCGACTGCCGTGCGCATCGGCTTGGAGCAGCGCGGGTGGCAGGTCAGCGCTCTGGAAACAGACCCGCTGTCCGCGCGCCTGATCGTCACCGATCCCACCAGCCGTGAAGAGTGCGAGGTCGACATCCTCAAGGAAGCCCTCTGGCGACCGCCTGTGCACACCGAGCACGGCTTGGTGCTGTCACTCGAAGATGTCGTTGGAACCAAGGTCCGCGCGCTGTCCGACCGCGGGCTCGCCAGAGACCTGATCGACGTTCAGGCCGCATCGAACCACTGGAGTCACATCGGACTCGAAGAGCTCGGACGGCGCCATGCCCGCGAATCCTTCGACCTGAGCGAGCTGCAAGCTCGACTGGGCGGGGCCGACTGGATCGACGACACGGAATTCGCCGCCTACGGACTCAACGAGCAAGCAATCACCAGGCTGCGGCAGTGGGCACAGACATGGGCCGGCGACATCGGCGAACGACTCCAGGAGCAGGAGGCTCCGCACGAAGACTGA
- a CDS encoding transcriptional regulator, with product MASQPSLSDLRRAKFARRAPAALSELAGPEHGTVSLPLHLAWSGLTTFDLDQPRLRMSYYRIVLAEGQHDDLVRYLNRGLLVSLWPTLRTLISRDVREVWERAFDELAHSAQAAA from the coding sequence ATGGCATCACAGCCCAGCCTTTCCGATCTCCGCCGTGCCAAGTTTGCCCGGCGCGCACCCGCGGCGCTCTCCGAGCTCGCCGGCCCCGAGCACGGCACAGTGAGCCTGCCACTCCACCTGGCATGGTCGGGACTGACCACTTTCGACCTCGATCAGCCCCGGCTGCGGATGAGCTACTACCGCATCGTGCTGGCCGAGGGCCAGCACGATGATCTGGTCCGGTATCTCAATCGCGGCCTCCTCGTCAGCTTGTGGCCCACACTGCGCACACTGATCAGCCGTGATGTCCGTGAAGTCTGGGAACGCGCCTTCGACGAGTTGGCTCACAGCGCCCAGGCCGCGGCGTGA
- a CDS encoding HNH endonuclease, with translation MENQKMASTCAWCGGSIPPDRAPQAKYCGVECRDRRDVASKRGTRRPPQKHFVCVVCAGRIPSTRHRACTTCSEECATERRRELGNETRRAKTQRKLAGLTKTCARCQQVFTPQSMPWQQFCSKLCAQQAGGKRAKLKRQERLSTGDFKQCTVEDCGGLVVARGYCRTHYARWHKHGDPLHRAAPRQTRCCDVKDCPKAAAALGLCPRHRRLQKLYGDALGAKCTQCRIRYTASGRPGWCVNCVAEVFANNGYRVLEPFQGSSRPVKVACLSCGEASAVLFSNVIRGGSCVHCFRRLRAGRDRALPKSEALRALTSLRLVLAGPYARATLAVAAECLDCGTGTTVKISDITRGQRLIGCRNCARDAAANEITYCAAGCGRSFGQPLGGPRRKWCSQTCMEYFGQYSKPYPKNVGTRHCLDCEADITAKQLSAVRCDACLPAWRNEARRRLWAENPELRRRQQADAANRRRARIRGNGRERYERLDVFERDRWRCRLCSFPVDQTAQWPDPLSAAIDHVVPIAAGGADTLSNVQLTHQGCNWRKWSKDSIGIDPDEFIHPAVAARFLAGEGTRRSEGSAASTSTAEEPDLRHGRAPLPSPVQRSPTAPGAS, from the coding sequence ATGGAGAACCAGAAGATGGCATCAACCTGCGCATGGTGTGGCGGCAGCATCCCACCGGACCGGGCTCCCCAGGCCAAGTACTGCGGGGTGGAGTGCCGCGACCGACGAGACGTTGCGAGCAAGCGCGGTACCCGCCGCCCACCACAGAAGCACTTCGTCTGCGTAGTGTGCGCAGGCCGTATCCCCTCCACCCGGCATCGTGCCTGCACAACCTGCTCCGAGGAGTGCGCTACGGAGCGGCGCCGTGAATTGGGAAATGAGACCCGCCGGGCCAAGACTCAGCGCAAGCTCGCAGGCCTCACCAAGACATGTGCACGTTGCCAACAGGTGTTCACACCACAGTCCATGCCGTGGCAACAGTTTTGCTCCAAGCTGTGTGCCCAACAGGCAGGTGGCAAGCGCGCCAAGCTCAAGCGGCAGGAGCGCCTCTCGACCGGAGATTTCAAGCAGTGCACTGTCGAAGACTGCGGCGGCCTGGTCGTCGCGCGTGGGTACTGCCGTACTCACTACGCGCGCTGGCACAAGCACGGTGATCCGCTGCACCGAGCAGCTCCTCGGCAGACGCGCTGCTGCGATGTTAAGGACTGTCCGAAGGCGGCGGCCGCTCTCGGCCTTTGCCCTCGGCACCGACGCCTGCAGAAGCTCTACGGAGACGCCTTGGGGGCCAAGTGCACCCAGTGTCGTATCAGATACACGGCGTCTGGGCGGCCCGGCTGGTGTGTGAACTGTGTCGCGGAAGTGTTTGCGAACAACGGCTACCGGGTGTTGGAGCCTTTCCAAGGCAGTAGCCGGCCCGTGAAGGTCGCCTGTCTGAGCTGCGGCGAGGCGTCAGCAGTGCTCTTCAGTAATGTGATCCGAGGCGGCTCTTGTGTCCACTGCTTCCGACGCCTCCGAGCCGGCCGGGACCGCGCTCTGCCCAAGTCCGAGGCGCTCAGAGCTCTAACGAGTCTCCGTCTGGTTCTGGCTGGGCCTTACGCTCGTGCCACGCTCGCAGTAGCTGCCGAGTGCCTGGACTGCGGCACCGGCACCACCGTCAAGATCTCCGACATCACACGCGGGCAGCGCCTCATCGGGTGCCGAAACTGTGCAAGGGATGCCGCAGCCAATGAGATCACCTACTGTGCGGCAGGTTGCGGCCGATCATTCGGACAGCCACTCGGCGGCCCCCGCCGAAAGTGGTGCAGTCAAACGTGCATGGAGTACTTCGGGCAGTACTCAAAGCCCTACCCAAAAAACGTGGGGACACGCCACTGCCTGGACTGCGAAGCGGACATCACAGCCAAGCAGCTGTCGGCGGTCCGCTGTGATGCCTGTCTCCCGGCGTGGAGGAACGAAGCGCGTCGCAGACTCTGGGCCGAAAATCCGGAACTCCGCCGCCGCCAGCAAGCAGACGCAGCGAACCGCCGTCGGGCCCGGATCCGAGGCAACGGCCGGGAGCGATACGAGCGACTCGACGTGTTCGAACGCGATCGTTGGCGGTGCCGACTCTGCTCCTTCCCGGTAGATCAAACAGCTCAGTGGCCGGACCCGTTGTCCGCCGCCATCGACCATGTAGTGCCCATCGCCGCTGGCGGAGCTGACACCCTAAGCAACGTGCAGCTGACTCACCAGGGCTGCAACTGGCGTAAGTGGAGCAAGGACTCGATCGGAATCGACCCAGATGAATTCATTCACCCGGCCGTGGCCGCCCGATTCCTTGCTGGGGAGGGAACCCGCCGATCGGAAGGCTCGGCAGCAAGCACCTCGACGGCTGAGGAGCCAGATCTCCGGCACGGACGTGCTCCCCTGCCCTCACCGGTACAGCGAAGCCCCACAGCCCCTGGAGCTTCGTGA